A window from Xiphophorus maculatus strain JP 163 A chromosome 17, X_maculatus-5.0-male, whole genome shotgun sequence encodes these proteins:
- the LOC102227794 gene encoding leucine-rich repeat-containing protein 4-like, translating to MCHIMSLLGRVAAQRARKAALLCIVFLMARAWSSASLASAGAAVSLGPQGCPPQCSCSNQQGKVVCTRRGLTRVPPGIPANTRHLNLMENAIEAVQADSFRHLHHLEVLQLGRNAIRQIEVGAFNGLTSLNTLELFDNRLTVVPSGAFEYLSKLRELWLRNNPIESIPSYAFNRVPSLMRLDLGELRKLEYISEGAFEGLQNLKYLNLGMCNIRGDMPNLSPLKGLEELEISENLFPVIKPGSFRGLRSLKKLWVMNSQITVIERNAFDGLSSLVELNLAHNNLSAVPHDLFPPLKYLVELHLHHNPWNCGCEAVWLAQWLREYIPTNSTCCGRCHSPAIMRGRQLVDVDRGEGAAIQCSAPFIADAPRDLNISAGRVAELRCRTAPMSSVRWLLPNGTILTHASGHPRISILNDGTLNFSNVLASDTGTYTCMVSNAAGNSNASAYLNVSAAELNTSNLSYFTTVTVEVLGPTTEMPKPKTTTTTAAVGVGVAGGGGAGLGTTTTTASPSVFQPVFISTPTVLLQNTDSAANAVKTSALPGLRGANGKPGKSGPSLDEVMKTTKIIIGCFVAVTLLAAVMLIAFYKLRKRHQQRSTVAAARTVEIIQVDEEDLPPPASAAQESSLTLPEIRDHNSIHKLDFISHKADYSFHKPKAEYKPQPDFTLHTPKAEYTTYKPNMDFSSHKTIADYNMHKSTPDFSLHRTKPDCSPFRQDYGAHKTKSEYSPFKPDFGTHPKVKTDYSPFKADYSTHPRQRSDFSPFKRDYSTQPKPKHDYSPLKSDYNMQNKSKVEYSPFKHDFGTHPRSKPDYSPFKPDYSTQPKPKMDYNSQRPKTDITYKTKEHYTPHKTAPDYNAFKSDFSPHKVDYSAFKSDFSPHNQRPKLDCSPHKMDYSPHKVDYSTLKAKYNTYKPSGQGAKWTDNNVGNSLPRTLPSAITAMAEPYVIKTHTKEKVQETQI from the coding sequence ATGTGCCACATCATGAGTCTCCTGGGGCGGGTAGCTGCGCAACGTGCCAGGAAAGCCGCCCTGCTCTGTATAGTCTTCCTGATGGCGCGAGCGTGGAGCAGCGCCTCCCTGGCCTCGGCGGGGGCGGCGGTCTCTTTAGGACCCCAGGGCTGTCCACCCCAGTGTTCCTGCAGTAATCAGCAGGGGAAAGTGGTGTGCACCCGGCGGGGCCTGACACGCGTGCCCCCTGGAATTCCTGCCAACACGCGACACCTCAATCTAATGGAAAACGCCATTGAGGCGGTGCAGGCTGACTCGTTCCGCCATCTGCACCACCTTGAGGTGCTCCAGCTTGGGCGAAATGCCATACGGCAGATTGAGGTGGGCGCGTTTAATGGACTGACCAGCCTCAACACATTGGAGCTGTTTGACAACCGGTTGACAGTGGTGCCAAGTGGAGCCTTTGAGTACCTGTCTAAACTAAGAGAACTATGGCTACGAAACAACCCAATTGAGAGTATTCCCTCCTACGCCTTCAACCGGGTACCCTCACTCATGCGACTGGACTTGGGAGAGTTAAGGAAACTGGAGTACATCTCAGAAGGAGCTTTTGAGGGGCTACAAAACCTCAAGTACCTGAACCTGGGAATGTGCAACATAAGGGGTGATATGCCAAACCTCAGTCCCCTAAAGGGCTTGGAGGAGCTGGAGATTTCAGAAAATCTGTTTCCAGTGATAAAACCAGGTTCCTTCAGAGGTCTGCGCTCCCTCAAAAAGCTATGGGTGATGAACTCACAAATCACTGTAATAGAGCGCAATGCTTTTGATGGCCTGTCTTCACTGGTGGAACTAAATCTGGCCCATAATAATCTAAGTGCTGTGCCACACGACCTGTTTCCCCCGCTCAAGTACCTGGTGGAACTTCACCTCCACCATAATCCTTGGAACTGTGGCTGTGAGGCTGTGTGGTTGGCACAGTGGCTAAGAGAGTACATCCCAACTAACTCAACTTGCTGCGGACGCTGTCACTCACCGGCCATCATGAGAGGACGACAGTTAGTTGATGTAGACAGAGGTGAAGGGGCTGCAATCCAGTGTTCTGCACCATTCATTGCTGATGCCCCACGGGACTTAAACATCTCAGCAGGAAGAGTGGCTGAACTTCGTTGCAGAACAGCCCCCATGTCTTCAGTGCGCTGGCTTCTACCTAATGGGACTATCCTGACACATGCCTCTGGTCACCCGAGAATATCAATCCTCAATGATGGTACCCTTAATTTCTCAAATGTCCTTGCATCAGACACTGGCACTTATACCTGTATGGTATCTAATGCAGCTGGGAACTCCAATGCATCAGCATACCTCAATGTGAGTGCAGCAGAGCTAAACACATCGAACTTGAGTTACTTTACAACAGTGACTGTGGAGGTACTTGGTCCAACCACCGAGATGCCCAAACCCAAAACTactacaactacagctgctgtGGGTGTTGGAGttgctggaggaggaggagcaggccTCGGgacaacaactacaactgcatCTCCTTCAGTCTTTCAGCCAGTCTTCATCTCAACACCAACAGTGCTGTTGCAAAATACTGACAGTGCAGCAAATGCAGTTAAAACATCTGCGTTACCAGGACTGAGAGGTGCCAATGGCAAACCAGGCAAGTCTGGGCCTAGCCTGGATGAAGTGATGAAGACCACTAAAATCATAATAGGTTGCTTTGTGGCAGTGACACTGCTGGCTGCTGTCATGCTAATTGCCTTTTATAAATTGAGAAAGCGCCACCAGCAGAGAAGCACAGTGGCAGCTGCCCGTACAGTTGAGATTATCCAGGTGGATGAGGAGGACCTTCCACCACCAGCATCTGCAGCTCAAGAGTCATCACTCACGTTGCCTGAAATTCGAGACCACAACAGCATACACAAGTTGGATTTTATCAGCCACAAGGCAGACTATAGCTTTCATAAACCCAAGGCTGAATATAAACCCCAACCGGATTTTACTCTACACACTCCCAAAGCTGAATATACAACATACAAGCCAAACATGGACTTCAGCAGCCACAAAACCATTGCAGATTACAACATGCACAAATCAACACCAGATTTCAGCCTTCACAGAACAAAGCCAGACTGCAGCCCATTTAGACAGGACTACGGCGCTCACAAAACTAAATCGGAATACAGTCCATTTAAACCTGATTTTGGCACTCACCCAAAAGTTAAAACAGATTACAGCCCATTCAAAGCAGATTACAGCACTCATCCCAGGCAAAGATCGGACTTTAGCCCATTCAAAAGAGACTACAGCACCCAACCAAAACCCAAACATGACTATAGTCCCTTAAAATCTGACTACAACATGCAAAATAAGTCTAAAGTGGAATACAGTCCATTTAAGCATGACTTTGGTACCCACCCAAGGTCCAAACCTGATTATAGCCCATTCAAACCTGATTATAGCACTCAGCCTAAACCCAAAATGGACTACAATTCACAGAGACCGAAAACGGACATTACctacaaaacaaaagaacattaTACCCCCCACAAGACTGCACCTGATTACAATGCCTTCAAGTCCGATTTCAGTCCCCACAAAGTGGATTACAGCGCCTTCAAGTCTGACTTCAGCCCTCACAATCAGAGACCTAAACTTGATTGTAGTCCTCATAAAATGGACTACAGCCCCCATAAGGTGGACTACAGCACTCTAAAGGCCAAATACAACACCTATAAACCATCTGGTCAAGGGGCTAAATGGACAGACAATAATGTTGGGAACTCTTTGCCTCGAACCCTACCTAGCGCCATCACAGCAATGGCTGAGCCCTATGTCATAAAAACTCATACCAAGGAGAAAGTACAGGAGACTCAGATTTAA